A genomic segment from Vidua macroura isolate BioBank_ID:100142 chromosome Z, ASM2450914v1, whole genome shotgun sequence encodes:
- the LOC128822341 gene encoding serine/threonine-protein kinase PAK 3-like gives MSWLGTKPPRAPVPPLQACQGYTLLGRAAEGFKGSYLKACEDPEDNAGTARQQLEQQRLEAQKKMEQLAKALTEMDAGSAIKAAAAAASSEEASSPQPENPSVSSSALSSREKEKQFLRLLRREVSVGDPEKKYTGWKPIGSGGFGTVYKAFNAATGRAVAIKQLNLQCQGCEDVLKEILVMKEYKNPNIVTYLESYLVNEDVLVVLEYMDGGSLADVVSMKRMAVGHIATVCRECLQGLAFLHANRVIHRDIKSDNILLGRDGSVKLADFGLCAPLSPEQSKRRSMVGTTCWMAPEVVRREPYGPKVDIWSLGIVGIEMAKGEAPYIRETSERANYLIGKQGVPDLHKLRLPSGLCEFLGCCLQMDVDRRGSAKELLQVQGKAAAAQRAVPCQGLFLGQTPGLPMGPPT, from the exons atgaGCTGGCTGGGCACAAAGCCGCCCCGAGCACCGGTGCCCCCTCTCCAGGCTTGCCAAG GCTACACGTTGCTGGGCCGGGCAGCAGAGGGCTTCAAGGGCTCCTACTTGAAGGCCTGTGAAGACCcagaggacaatgctgggaca GCGAGACAACAGCTGGAACAACAGAGGTTGGAGGCGCAGAAGAagatggagcagctggcaaAAGCCCTGACAGAG ATGGATGCAGGATCTGCCATCAAAgctgccgctgcagcagcatcctccgaaGAAGCCTCCTCTCCGCAGCCCGAAAACCCGAGCGTGAGCAGTTCGGCCCTCTCAAgccgggagaaagagaagcagttcctgaggctgctga ggcgtgaggtgagtgtgggagatccagagaagaagtacactggatggaaacctattggcagtgg ggggtttggaaccgtttataaggccttcaacgctgccacaggacgagcg GTGGCCATAAAGCAACTTAATctccagtgccagggctgcgaggatgtgttgaaggaaatcctggtcatgaaagaatataagaaccccaatattgtcacctacctagaaag CTACCTTGTCAAtgaggatgtcctggtggtgttggagtatatggatggaggctccttagctgatgtggtcagcatgaaaaggatggctgtaggacacatagcaacagtgtgtcgggag tgcctgcaaggcctggctttccttcatgccaaccgggtgatccacagagacatcaaaagtgacaacatccttctgggccgggatggctccgtcaagctgg ccgattttggcctctgtgctccgctcagccctgagcagagtaaaCGGAGGTCGATGGTCGGGACCacttgctggatggcacccgaggtggtgagaagagagccatacggccccaaagtggacatctggtcccttggcatcgtgggaatagaaatggccaaaggagaggctccttatattcgggaaaccagtgagagg gctaactacctgataggcaagcaaggggtaccagacctgcacaagctcaggctgccctctggcttgtgtgaatttctgggctgctgcctgcagatggatgtggacaggcgaggctctgccaaggaacttctgcaggtacaaggcaaagcggctgcagcccaaagagctgttccctgtcagggtttgttcctcggCCAAACTCCAGGGCTTCCGATGGGCCCCCCCACATAG